One Pseudomonas sp. MM213 genomic window, CGGCACCGGAAATCCTCAAGGGCGAGTACAGCCGTAACGTCGGCCCGAACATTGATGCCTGGTCGGACTTCCAGCCGTTGGGCGTGGTCGCCGGTATTACTCCGTTCAACTTCCCGGCGATGGTGCCGCTGTGGATGTACCCGCTGGCGATCGTCTGCGGCAACTGCTTCATCCTCAAACCTTCCGAGCGTGATCCGAGCTCGACGCTGTTGATCGCTCAGTTGTTGCTCGAAGCCGGTCTGCCGAAAGGCGTGTTGAGCGTGGTGCATGGTGACAAGGCTGCAGTGGACGCGCTGATCGAAGCGCCGGAAGTCAAAGCATTGAGTTTCGTTGGCTCGACGCCGATTGCCGAATACATCTATGCCGAAGGCACCAAGCGCGGTAAACGCGTTCAGGCACTGGGCGGCGCGAAGAACCACGCGGTGCTGATGCCGGATGCAGATCTGGATAACGCCGTCAGCGCTCTGATGGGGGCGGCGTACGGTTCCTGCGGCGAGCGTTGCATGGCGATTTCGGTAGCCGTGTGCGTTGGCGACCAGGTGGCCGATGCGTTGGTGGCCAAGCTGACTCCGCAGATCAAGGCATTGAAGATTGGCGCAGGTACCACTTGTGGTCTGGACATGGGGCCGTTGGTTACCGGTCAGGCTCGTGACAAAGTCAGTGGCTATGTAGAAGACGGCGTTGCCTCCGGTGCAACCCTGGTCGTGGATGGTCGTGGTCTGAGCGTCGCCGGTCATGAAGAAGGTTTCTTCCTGGGCGGTTGCTTGTTCGATAACGTCACGCCAGAGATGCGTATCTATAAAGAAGAGATCTTTGGGCCAGTGCTGTGCGTCGTCCGGGTGAACAGCCTGGAAGAGGCGATGCAACTGATCAACGATCACGAGTATGGCAACGGCACCTGCATCTTTACCCGTGATGGGGAAGCGGCGCGGTTGTTCTGCGATGAGATCGAAGTCGGCATGGTTGGCGTCAACGTGCCGTTGCCGGTGCCGGTGGCTTATCACAGCTTTGGCGGCTGGAAGCGTTCGCTGTTCGGCGATCTGCATGCGTATGGCCCGGATGGCGTGCGCTTCTACACCCGTCGCAAGGCCATTACTCAGCGTTGGCCACAGCGTGCGAGCCATGAAGCATCGCAATTCGCATTCCCTAGCTTGTAAGTAGAAGGGAAGAAGGCCGAGCCCCTTGGGGCTCGGCCTTCGTGTTTTCGGGCTTTTTTGACCCGTATGACAGAAATGTGAAAATAGGTGTTGACGGCAGATTCTAGAAGTCTATAATTCGCCCCACTTCCGGCGCAGTCGAAACGGAAAACTCCTTGGTAAGCAACGAGTTACGCAGTTTTCGACAGCGAGTTGCTTCAGGTCATCGAAGCCCAGAAGGAGTTGAGAGAGCGGTGTTGTTTGGCTCTTTTGACGGTTCGATCTTCTCGGTCGAAAGCGGAGAAAAAGAGGTGTTGACAGCAGCGAGTAACGCTGTAGAATTCGCCTCCCGCTAACGAGAGATCGGAGGCGCAAGTGGTTGAAGTTGCAAAGGAAACTTTGAAAACTTCTGAAAATAACCGCTTGACAGATACAGAGGACGCTGTAGAATGCGCGCCTCGGTTGAGACGAAAGATCTTAACCAACCGCTCTTTAACAACTGAATCAAGCAATTCGTGTGGGTGCTTGTGGAGTCAGACTGATAGTCAACAAGATTATCAGCATCACAAGTTACTCCGCGAGAAATCAAAGATGTAACCAACGATTGCTGAGCCAAGTTTAGGGTTTCTTAAAAACCCAAAGATGTTTGAACTGAAGAGTTTGATCATGGCTCAGATTGAACGCTGGCGGCAGGCCTAACACATGCAAGTCGAGCGGTAGAGAGAAGCTTGCTTCTCTTGAGAGCGGCGGACGGGTGAGTAATGCCTAGGAATCTGCCTGGTAGTGGGGGATAACGCTCGGAAACGGACGCTAATACCGCATACGTCCTACGGGAGAAAGCAGGGGACCTTCGGGCCTTGCGCTATCAGATGAGCCTAGGTCGGATTAGCTAGTTGGTGAGGTAA contains:
- a CDS encoding CoA-acylating methylmalonate-semialdehyde dehydrogenase; translation: MSLIPHLINGELVTEDGRTADVFNPSTGQAIHKLPLASRETIQKAIDSAKAAFPAWRNTPPAKRAQVMFRFKQLLEQNEARIAQLISEEHGKTLEDAAGELKRGIENVEFACAAPEILKGEYSRNVGPNIDAWSDFQPLGVVAGITPFNFPAMVPLWMYPLAIVCGNCFILKPSERDPSSTLLIAQLLLEAGLPKGVLSVVHGDKAAVDALIEAPEVKALSFVGSTPIAEYIYAEGTKRGKRVQALGGAKNHAVLMPDADLDNAVSALMGAAYGSCGERCMAISVAVCVGDQVADALVAKLTPQIKALKIGAGTTCGLDMGPLVTGQARDKVSGYVEDGVASGATLVVDGRGLSVAGHEEGFFLGGCLFDNVTPEMRIYKEEIFGPVLCVVRVNSLEEAMQLINDHEYGNGTCIFTRDGEAARLFCDEIEVGMVGVNVPLPVPVAYHSFGGWKRSLFGDLHAYGPDGVRFYTRRKAITQRWPQRASHEASQFAFPSL